The following are encoded in a window of Fibrobacter sp. UWB2 genomic DNA:
- a CDS encoding FISUMP domain-containing protein, translated as MKFKFVAVLALFVTAIAITACEKVENCHYDESAKTLKCQGQTYSTVETGDRVWMAENTNLVNFDSSYCYGNNLDNCKKYGRLYDWKSAKDACPTGWELPKQADFEKADLKALNIGKDGFRYYDGKFADENVSASFWTADEFDESRAVMVRVQDKVTYEHYNKTIAASVRCVKVK; from the coding sequence ATGAAGTTCAAGTTCGTTGCCGTATTGGCTCTTTTTGTAACCGCAATTGCAATTACTGCATGCGAAAAAGTTGAAAACTGCCATTACGATGAATCCGCCAAGACGCTCAAATGCCAAGGCCAGACCTACTCCACCGTCGAAACAGGTGACCGCGTGTGGATGGCCGAAAACACTAACCTTGTGAATTTCGATTCCAGCTACTGCTACGGCAATAATCTCGACAACTGCAAAAAGTATGGCCGCCTCTATGACTGGAAATCCGCCAAGGACGCATGCCCCACAGGTTGGGAACTCCCGAAACAGGCTGACTTCGAAAAGGCCGACCTTAAGGCTCTCAACATCGGTAAGGATGGCTTCCGCTATTACGATGGCAAGTTCGCCGACGAAAACGTGAGCGCAAGCTTCTGGACTGCTGATGAATTCGACGAATCCCGCGCCGTGATGGTCCGCGTACAGGACAAAGTAACGTACGAACATTACAACAAGACCATCGCTGCCTCCGTCCGCTGCGTCAAAGTAAAATAG